TCGATCCAAATTTATGGGGACTTTTCGGGATATTCTGATATTGCCATTGGCACCGCAAGGATCATGGGGTTTTCTTTACCTGAGAATTTTCGACGTCCTTTTTTTTCTACTACAATGAGTGAGTTTTGGAGAAGATGGCACATTTCTTTTTCCAGCTGGCTTAGGGATTATATCTACATTCCTTTGGGGGGAAGCAAGGTTTCTTCATTTAGAACCTATGCGAACTTATTCATAACCATGATCATTAGTGGGGTTTGGCATGGCGTAGGTTGGCATTATCTGTTGTGGGGAAGTATTCATGGCTTCTTATTACTTTTCGAAAAATGGATTTTGTCTTTTCCTTTCTTTGGTAAAATCAACCTTCCCAAAATGATTTCAAAAATCTTAGGCATTTTCTATACATTTTGGGTATTTTCTTTTACGTTTTTCTTTTTTCGTGCAAAACCTTTGGTTTTTCCTGAAAATAATCTTCCTTTAAGTGCGATTGATGTGGGATGGTATATGACCCTTCGGGCTTTTGTTTATTCTCCTGGGGAAATCCTCATCCCCTCTTGGCATATCTTCGTTATGATTGGGATTTTATTCGGGATGGAAATTCTTTTCGAAAAACATTCTCAATCTTACTTTGTTCATCATTGGCTAAAAGAGACTCGATTGTATTTTTTTGCTGGTTTGATTCTGATGACGTCATTTATTATTTATAGTGTATCTGTAAGTCAGCCTTTCGTGTACTTCCAGTTTTGAGGTTTTACCTTCATTTGGGTAAGAGCTCGCAAAACCAATAAGATGCCTTTTGATTTTGATATTCATAAGTTTTTAGAACATGTTCTTTTATTTCGAACGGAATAGGAAACTGAAAGATGGGACCATCAAAACAGAATGTATGGTATTCTCCTTTTTCACCACAAGGATCCACATTTTTGGGAAGCTGTTTCAGAAAATACGAATTGATTTCTTGTGCCAAGAGTTCCTTTCCTAAGATCTCCGCATTGACGGAAACTACAATAGCCCTAAAGCCTAATTCAATGAATTCTTGAATCAAAACTTTTGTATCTCTTCCCCACAAGGGAAATATAGCCTTGATTTCATAACGAGATAGTTGTCTTTCTCGATAAGAGCGAACCTCTTCTAAAAAGATGTCCCCAAAAATGGCATAATCAAAACCTTGCATTTTGAGATTGTTAAGATGAAACTCCATGATCTTTTCGTATTCTTCATTGGTGGGTAAGTCTGGGATCTCAAGAATTTGGTAAGGAATGCCAATCGATTGGAATTGTTGAATTAGCAATTCTTTTCGTATTCCGTGTAAACTCACCCTTTGGTATTTGTCAGATATGGTGGTAATTAAGTAATCTACATGAAGTTCTTTTTGTTTACGAATTTCCCACAGAGCTCTTGCGGAGTCTTTCCCTGAACTCCAATTCAAAAAGGCTTTGAGTCTTTTCATGAAGTTTATATTTGATTTTCTTTTTTCTGTTCTTGAACTTTTTTATAAATCATTTGGGCTAATTGTTTTCCAATACCTTTAATTTTGAGTAAATCTTCCATTTGGATTTCTTCTAAACTTGAGTTTTCTAAGTATTTTAGGATTTTCTTTTTTCTCTCTTCTCCGATTTTGGGGATGGTATCTAATACATGTTGAAACATCCGTTTTCGCATTCTTTTACTTTGGTGAGTGTTGGCAAAGCGATGGGCTTCATCTCGCATTTCTCGAAGAAGCAACATTCCTAAACTATTAGGATCAATTCTCAAAGGTTCAGCTTGATGGGGTAAATAAATTTCTTCTTGCTTTTTGGCAAGCCCAATCACAGGGATAAAAACTTGATGTTCTTCTAACGCTTTTAAAGCAAAGTTCACTTGAGCTAATCCTCCATCCACAACTATCAAATCAGGAAATTCTTGGTTTTCTTCTTTGAGTCTTCGGATTCGGCGAAAAATCACTTCCTTGATGCTTTCAGGATCATGGATGTCTTGGACACTTTTGATCAAATAATGTCGATATCCTTTGGGATGAGGCTGACCTTGGATAAAACGAACTCCCGAAGCTACTATCTCATTCCCAGCAAAATGGGAAATATCATAACATTCAATGATTTCAGGCAACTTAGGAAGTTTCAGGATTTGTTGTAGTTCCTTTAGGGCTTCTTTCTTTTGTTTGTTTTTGACCCCCAAAATTTTTTCTTTTAAAAGAAGTTCTGCATTTCTTTTCGCTAATTGTATCACCCTCGATTGTTTTTGAACAATGATTTTGATGGGGTATTGAAATTTCTCTTTTAGATAAGATTGAAGTTCCTTTAATCCTTCTACTCTCAAAGGTATGATGATTGTAGCAGGGAATTGATCTTTCTGAACAAAATGTAAGTAATATTCCCTTAAAAATCCTGCTAACATCTCAGGTTCATAGGTATTCAATGGAACATCCTTGGGCACATACAAAGAAAAAGACTTTCTGGATACCAATTTCGCATTACGAAATTCCAACACTACGGCATTGGCTTTGTGGTATTCTTGATTGATGGCAATGGCAATTACATCTTGATCGGGATCACGAACTTTTATGTTTGATTGTTTGTCTTGGAATTGTTTGAGTCTGATAAGAATATCACGATAGATTGCTGCTTTTTCATATTCCATTTTGCTACTATATTCGTTCATTCTTTTGATGATAACTTCTTCTAAGAGTTCTTTTCTTCCCTCAAGAAAAAGAATGATTTCATCAACAACTTTTTGGTATTCTTCTTTCGGAATGTTCCCTTGACAGGGTGCCAAACACCGTTTTATAAAATAATTCATACAAGGACGTTTGGGAGTTTTTAGAGGAAGTTCTTGATTCACTTTTCTAATAGGAAATGTTTTGTGTATCAAATCCAAAAGTTGCCTTGCAAACTTGGAATCCGTATAAGGACCAAAGTATCGATTTCCATCCTTTCTGTACTTACGGGTAATAAAAATTCTTGGATAGTCTTCGTTTAAAGAAATACATAAATAGGGGTAACGTTTATCATCTTTGAGTCGCACATTAAAGGGCGGCAGATATTGTTTGATCAAAGAATCTTCTAAAATCAAGGCTTCATTTTCATTGTTTGTGATAATCCACTCCACATCATAAGCTTTATGAATTAGTAAAAAGTGTTTATAATCATCAGGGCGAAGATAACTTTTCAGACGATTTTTCAAAGAAACAGATTTTCCCACGTAAAGAACTTTATTATGTTGATCCTTCCAAAGATAGCAACCAGGAGCTTCTGGTGCGAGCTCAATTTTTTGTTTGAGAAATAAAATCCTTTCTTCTGAAGAAATAGAAACCTCGTAAGGTTGTGGTTGTTCTTGTAGGATGAAGTTTTCTTTTGACTTTTCCATTTGATAAAAAATTTATAAAGAACTTTCGTTTTGTCGAATGAATTTAGTTTTCCAAAACCTGACGAAAATCCTCCGGTAGCTCGGATGTGATTTTGATTTGTTTTTGGTTTACTGGATGGATAAATCTAATTTCACTGCAATGTAATCCCGTCCTTGTTAACATTATGAGCTTTTGTTCTTTTTCTGAAAATTGGTTATTTAGAAATTTTAAGAATATTTCTTCTGATGGTCCGTAGATTTTATCACCGACAATGGGATACCCAAGAGAAGAAAGAGTGGCACGGATTTGGTGGGTTCTTCCCGTATGAAGCACAACTTTCACCAAACTGATTTCAGTAAACAAAGAATGCGAAATCTTTTTTGTTTTTATCAAATGAAATTCTGTTTTTGCGTATTTATAAACATACGTTTGATCTCCAACAAAAAAAGAAAAACTTTCTGTATTTGGTGTGTAATCGTTTTTATAGGATTGGATCATTTGCTCAATATCTGCTAAAGGGATAAATCGATGTTTAATGTGGATAGGGCTCAAAAAGTCTTTTCCAATATAACCATCAATCATAGATGAGTGATGGTAATTTCCAAAAATCAAAACATGGTAAATCTTTAAGATTTGGTTTTGTTCAAATAGTGATTGCATTGCTTTGATTATGTAGGGATTCTTTCCAAATAAGATAATTCCTGATGTCTCTCGATCCAATCGATTGATGGGATGACAGTAATCATACTTGAGTTTTTCTTTTATGTGTGTATGTAATGTAAACGTGCGATAATTTCCTGAGGGATGAACAGGAACATCCGGTGGTTTATCCAAAATCAGTAAATCTCTGTCTTCATATAATACTCGTATCGTGATGGACCTTTGAGGTTCTGGTCTGATAGAATAAAAAAAAGATATGACATCGTTCTTTTTTATTTGGTAAGAGTTTTTTACTTTTCGGTTATTCACCAAAACAATCCCTTGCTTGATTCGATTCTGCCATTGATTACGAGGAATGTGCTTAAAGGTTTCTGCTAAGAAAAGATCCAAACGTTTGTTTTCAACTTCCTCTGATACTATGATTTCTTTTTTTACTAACATGTGATGATAACTCATCTGAGTTATTGATTATATCAATTACTTTATACCAAAGATTCGTTTAATTTTTTTACTTTAGAGAATCGATAACTTTATTAAGGAGGTGAAAATGAATCTTAAAAAAGCATTAGATAAAGAATACGAAGCAAAAAATCTTACAATCAATCAAATTCTCGATCTCCCCGTAAATGCATTGCAAGGAATAACCGAAGAACAAGCTGAGCTCCTCAAAAAAGCCTTAAAAATCAAAACCATCAAGGATTTAGGCAAAAACAAATACTTCCGCTGGGCAAGTTCTTTAGTCAACTTAGCAGATGCAGAAGAAGCAAAATAGCCCAAACTCTTGGGCTATTTTTTTAGCTCATAGGTAATTTAACACAAATCCAAATCAATTGCTACAAAATCGAATTCCAAATGATAATTAATAGAATAACTTTTTTTAAGTTCTTCTAACATACATTTAACATACATTAGAGAGTTCTGAATCATCATTATCCAAAGAAAAATCACATTTTTTCAAACAAAACGGTCTTTTTCCAATTAAAATCATAACCATAACTCAAAGAACCAATTGACTCTATAGTCAAGTTTTAAATCTTTATGCCATGAATCGATGGGAATTTGGAGAAAATTTCTTGTGGGGTGTTGCAACAGCTTCTTATCAGATTGAGGGTGCATGGAACGAAGACGGTAAAGGAGAATCCATTTGGGATCGATTTACCCACACTCATTCTTTGTTTTCTTTTCTGGGGTGGAAACCACGCATTTATCAAAATCAAAATGGAGACATTGCTTGTGATCATTACCATCGATACAAAGAAGATTTGGATTTGATGAAAGAATTACGTATTCCGAACTATCGTTTTTCAATTGCATGGACTAGGATTTTTCCAGATGGCACGAAAAAAAATGTCAATCCCAAAGGAGTAGATTTTTATCATCGTCTCATAGATGCGTGTTTGGAAAGAGAGATTGTTCCTAATGTCACTTTATACCATTGGGATCTACCACAAGCCTTAGAGGATAAAGGTGGTTGGACGAATCGAGATACTTATCTTCACTTTTTGGATTATGTTGACTTTGTCACGAAAGAATATAAAGATAAAGTTCCAAGATGGTTTATCTTGAATGAACCTTCAGCGTTTACAATCTTGGGATATCTATTGGGGATTCATGCACCAGGAAAAAAAGGGATTTCAAATTTTTTCCCAGCAGTATATCATGTAGCTTTAGCCCAGGGTGATGGTGGAAAAATAGCAAAATCAAACTCACCCAATTCAGAAGTAGGAACTACTTTTTTTACCATGTATTTAGAACCATTTAGTAAAGATGGAATATTCTCAGAATGGGATAAAAAAGCAACACAACGATATGATGCTTTAATAAACCGATTATTCATAGAGGTCTTATTGGGTCTTGGTTTTCCTGAGAGGGATCTTCCTTTTTTGAAAGAACTACAAAAGTATTATTTGCCCGATGACGAAAAAAGAATGAAGTTTATTCCTGATTTTATCGGTATCCAAAATTATACTCGTTTAAAGGTAAGAGCTTCTCTTTTTGTCCCAATGATGTGGGGAGAATTGATAGAAGCAAAAAAGATAACAAACCAGATCACGGATATGGGATGGGAAGTTTACCCAGAAGGTATTTATCATATATTGAAAAAATTTTCTCAATACGAAAATGTAAAAAAAATTTATATTACTGAAAATGGAGCCGCATTCCCAGATAAACTTGAGAACCATAATGGTGAGATTCGAATTCAGGATACTCAAAGAATCGATTATATCAGGAGTTATTTAGAACAAGTATTGAGAGCAAAGAAAGAAGGTGTGCCAGTGGAAGGATATTTTATTTGGAGCTTTATGGATAATTTTGAATGGGCAGAGGGTTATCGCCCTCGCTTTGGTTTGGTCTATGTTGATTATAAAACTCAAAAAAGATATGTAAAAGATTCAGGATATTGGTTTCGTGATTTTCTTTTAGGAAAAGATGTCTAAAAACATTGGTATCGAACCGCATTGACTTGATGGGTGTATTGTTTTTGATAAAAGTTTTTTTTTGGATAATCACGAATTACATAACGTTGATTTTCACGATCAAATTCTCGAAAGTTCCCAGAATCATCAAAGTTGGTACCAAACGAAGTTGGTGGGTAGAAACACTCAGGGAAGAGTTTTGCTTTTTGTAGCTTTTCATTTGAGATTTGATATTCATAGATTTCATCCTGAGTTCGAAAAAAGAATTTATCCATTACCTTTGAGTCCCAAGTAATGGAGTAGCGATCTATAAGTTCCAAATCAAGAACCTTAAAAACCTCCACATATTGATTTTCTTTTTGATAATTCAAGATATACGTTTGATGGTTTTTGGATGCAATGATCCAGTTTTTCTCTGGGGATGGATAAAAGAACTTCACATCGTCGAGGATTCGCTCTATGTCTTCAAATTGGTAGAATTCTTTTTTATTTTCAATAAATAATCCCATGCTTGGGTTTTGAGCAAAAAAATCATCTTTGCCATAAAGAAAAAGTAATGTCAGGGGTTGGACATTCATGGCATAGATAGACTCTGGGATAACCCAAAAATCAAAAGTAACGTTTCTGATTTCAATGGGGTCAGTAAGATTTCGAAATTTAACTAGCTTTACTTTTGTTTGATAATCTTTTTTTTTCGTTGTTCCTGATAGAGGATGAGTAAGCCTTTCTTTCCAGTGAAGTGAAATCTCTAAATACATCGAGTCTTGAACATAACTAAGTATTCTATCTATTTGGTTTTTCTGATAAAAAATCATCTGGCAATGAGTAAGAAGAAAAAGAACTATAAATAAGCTTATTTTACTTTTTTTGAGAAGAAAGCCAATCTTCATTTGAAAATTCAGAAAGTCTGTAATATCTTTTGGTTTTGTAGTTTATATTTGTGTATGGTATATAGAAAAACAGAGGTTCATCTTTGGGAGGTGCATTTACGATAAAATCTTTTTTTGTGGGATCTAAAAACCAACTAGGTGGAAAAGGTAAGTTTTCGCAATATCCTCTCAGGTCTTTTAGCAAAAAGTGTCCCTCAACTTCTTTATCATGGAAAATCTTTCCCCAAAATTGAAAAGTAATTTTATGAATACCAGGCGACAAAATATTTTTGTAGGTTACCCAATGGGTGGGTTCATCAAATTCGACAGAAAATAGATTTGCTTGTATGTGATATTCACATTCTTTGTTAACTTTGAGAAATGCAGATATATATAAATGCCCATCTTTGATTTCTTCTTCAAATTGATCTAAAAACTCTGCAACTACCCATGGACTTGAGAAAAATGTTTCTGAAATTTCAAATTGATTTTGGTATTCTTGTAGATAGACTTTTACTTTTAAAGTTAAGTTTCCCCAGTATTTTTTATCTTCTGATGGTATCTTCCAACTAAAGGTGTAAACATCGTCCTTTTTTTCGTCAGGTTCAATACCAGAATCGTTATACTCAGGAGTTCCTAAACGAATTCTTTTTAAGTAAGGGTCAGCAAATATCCCAGCTTCGATGACATCATAAGGAAGTAAATTCCCCTTGGAGTCAAAGATTTTTAAAGTTGCAACTAAGACATCACCTTTTGTTAAAGTATGTTTGTTAGTTTGAAAGATATATGTAGGATAGCTTTTAAATTCTTCTTCTATGAGCTTTTGAATTTCACTCTCGGTTTTCCCTTCATTTTGTAATTTTTTTATGTAATCGCTAATTTTTTTTTCGTCTCTTAAGTTCGGGTTTAGAATGATTGGTAGTGGTTGTGCTTCCACATACCAAAAATTTATCAAATCTATCATTCTTTTATCTAAGGGTCGAGAAAAATCAGGATATTGATAAAATTGCCTTCTGATTTCTTCTAAAACTTCATCATCCATCCCTCTTTCTTTAAGAAGATCTTCCAATTGCTCTGGGGTAAAGAACTGTGGTTGGTTTTGAAGCAACTCAGAAGGTAGTCTTTTTCTGATACCTAGATCCTTCTCTTCTTCGGTTGGAAAATAAATAATTAATAAAACAACTATCACTAATAAGATGAAAACTAAAGCTAGAATCAAAAAAAGCTTTTTCATACTTTATTTATGCAAGTTGCTTAGGTCAAAAACGAAAAAAAGCCCGGTATTGATTTTCTACCGGGTAAAAGGGAGGATAATTTTGTCACACGACAAAATTATGACTTTATCTGCATCCTAAGTTAAGATTTCTACAAGCATCCCATTCTTGTCTGGTTGCAGTGTTGATGGCATCACTTCCATCACCACTATGTTGCCGATCATAACCATTTCTGTTATTATTCCAACTACTTACAGTACTTCTACCTGTCCATATGAAATGCATACTATACCTTGTTCCCGAATTACAATTCGAAAAAGAACCTGTTGTATTCATAGCACATGTAGAGTGGAAAGAAACAGCACCATCATCTTCTCCAGGAAGTATCGCAGCAGTATACCACCAACCTTTAAATCCTGCCAACATGTAGAAGGGGATCCCTTTCATATCGTTATGATTATAAGATCCTCTTGCATTCCCTGTTTTTAAAGCATCATCCATGTTTCCTGAATTCCAAAAAGCTAAATTAGCTAATTCTGAACCTCCTGCAGCACTACTTGAATTAAAAACAAATCTAATATTATAACGTGAAACATCCCTTGTGGCAATGAAATATTCTGTTGCATAACAACCTGCACTATGACAAATGATAACGCAAGATTGTCCACGAGATCTCAAACAACGATCTTCTAATACTTGGTATAATTTTGATTGAGCTCTGCAATTTCCCCATGTTCTTGGGTCTGAATAACCATCATAATGGACAAAAAATCTTGGAAGTGAAGTATTGATATTTTTGGCATTCCCCCAGTAGTTGCCTGCATCTTGGG
The genomic region above belongs to Leptospiraceae bacterium and contains:
- a CDS encoding MBOAT family protein, which codes for MLFNSLHYFVFFPIVVFVFFVLPQRWQMLWLFFVSLYFYAVFQFLYLFLLFYSIIVSYLSLKLILRFQNQIHLKRFFLVLGIVGNLLLLLVFKYSVQVYDFLNFLLGFEPCDKDYIQPPNILLPMGISFFTLQAISALVDVYRGVAEKPKNIFYFGLYLSFFPQLVAGPILRTKELIAQFYERKSFSYENFRLGLFQLCLGYMKKTLIADPISPYVDRVFASPWEFHTLSLWIAVFLFSIQIYGDFSGYSDIAIGTARIMGFSLPENFRRPFFSTTMSEFWRRWHISFSSWLRDYIYIPLGGSKVSSFRTYANLFITMIISGVWHGVGWHYLLWGSIHGFLLLFEKWILSFPFFGKINLPKMISKILGIFYTFWVFSFTFFFFRAKPLVFPENNLPLSAIDVGWYMTLRAFVYSPGEILIPSWHIFVMIGILFGMEILFEKHSQSYFVHHWLKETRLYFFAGLILMTSFIIYSVSVSQPFVYFQF
- a CDS encoding diphthine--ammonia ligase, which encodes MKRLKAFLNWSSGKDSARALWEIRKQKELHVDYLITTISDKYQRVSLHGIRKELLIQQFQSIGIPYQILEIPDLPTNEEYEKIMEFHLNNLKMQGFDYAIFGDIFLEEVRSYRERQLSRYEIKAIFPLWGRDTKVLIQEFIELGFRAIVVSVNAEILGKELLAQEINSYFLKQLPKNVDPCGEKGEYHTFCFDGPIFQFPIPFEIKEHVLKTYEYQNQKASYWFCELLPK
- the uvrC gene encoding excinuclease ABC subunit UvrC, which translates into the protein MEKSKENFILQEQPQPYEVSISSEERILFLKQKIELAPEAPGCYLWKDQHNKVLYVGKSVSLKNRLKSYLRPDDYKHFLLIHKAYDVEWIITNNENEALILEDSLIKQYLPPFNVRLKDDKRYPYLCISLNEDYPRIFITRKYRKDGNRYFGPYTDSKFARQLLDLIHKTFPIRKVNQELPLKTPKRPCMNYFIKRCLAPCQGNIPKEEYQKVVDEIILFLEGRKELLEEVIIKRMNEYSSKMEYEKAAIYRDILIRLKQFQDKQSNIKVRDPDQDVIAIAINQEYHKANAVVLEFRNAKLVSRKSFSLYVPKDVPLNTYEPEMLAGFLREYYLHFVQKDQFPATIIIPLRVEGLKELQSYLKEKFQYPIKIIVQKQSRVIQLAKRNAELLLKEKILGVKNKQKKEALKELQQILKLPKLPEIIECYDISHFAGNEIVASGVRFIQGQPHPKGYRHYLIKSVQDIHDPESIKEVIFRRIRRLKEENQEFPDLIVVDGGLAQVNFALKALEEHQVFIPVIGLAKKQEEIYLPHQAEPLRIDPNSLGMLLLREMRDEAHRFANTHQSKRMRKRMFQHVLDTIPKIGEERKKKILKYLENSSLEEIQMEDLLKIKGIGKQLAQMIYKKVQEQKKENQI
- a CDS encoding RluA family pseudouridine synthase — protein: MLVKKEIIVSEEVENKRLDLFLAETFKHIPRNQWQNRIKQGIVLVNNRKVKNSYQIKKNDVISFFYSIRPEPQRSITIRVLYEDRDLLILDKPPDVPVHPSGNYRTFTLHTHIKEKLKYDYCHPINRLDRETSGIILFGKNPYIIKAMQSLFEQNQILKIYHVLIFGNYHHSSMIDGYIGKDFLSPIHIKHRFIPLADIEQMIQSYKNDYTPNTESFSFFVGDQTYVYKYAKTEFHLIKTKKISHSLFTEISLVKVVLHTGRTHQIRATLSSLGYPIVGDKIYGPSEEIFLKFLNNQFSEKEQKLIMLTRTGLHCSEIRFIHPVNQKQIKITSELPEDFRQVLEN
- a CDS encoding GH1 family beta-glucosidase, giving the protein MNRWEFGENFLWGVATASYQIEGAWNEDGKGESIWDRFTHTHSLFSFLGWKPRIYQNQNGDIACDHYHRYKEDLDLMKELRIPNYRFSIAWTRIFPDGTKKNVNPKGVDFYHRLIDACLEREIVPNVTLYHWDLPQALEDKGGWTNRDTYLHFLDYVDFVTKEYKDKVPRWFILNEPSAFTILGYLLGIHAPGKKGISNFFPAVYHVALAQGDGGKIAKSNSPNSEVGTTFFTMYLEPFSKDGIFSEWDKKATQRYDALINRLFIEVLLGLGFPERDLPFLKELQKYYLPDDEKRMKFIPDFIGIQNYTRLKVRASLFVPMMWGELIEAKKITNQITDMGWEVYPEGIYHILKKFSQYENVKKIYITENGAAFPDKLENHNGEIRIQDTQRIDYIRSYLEQVLRAKKEGVPVEGYFIWSFMDNFEWAEGYRPRFGLVYVDYKTQKRYVKDSGYWFRDFLLGKDV